In Gaiellales bacterium, one DNA window encodes the following:
- a CDS encoding cysteine synthase family protein, producing the protein MIVDTSAHRAAPPLSTSVVEAIGGTPLLAIEGIYAKLEYLNPSGSVKARLARYMIERAEREGMLQPGDTIVEASSGNTGNAMSMVAAAKGYRMLVVMPEGMSPERVAISRAHGADVLLIGDFHVTAALEHARHLGERPGYFHPGQFDSEWNVTENREWLGAEILAQLPEPPDALVVGVGTGGTLIGVGQAFRAVNPEVLVVGLEPGESRTICCGEIAMHAIEGISDGFVPGIIGRHRSEICEFVSVSSDDALAEMRRLAHDHGIFVGPSSGAHMLAAKTLRRQRPELQTVVTLFCDEGEKYIADHHGPR; encoded by the coding sequence GTGATCGTCGACACGAGCGCTCACCGCGCCGCTCCGCCGCTCTCGACGTCCGTCGTCGAGGCGATCGGCGGGACGCCCCTGCTCGCGATCGAGGGCATCTACGCGAAGCTCGAGTACCTGAACCCGTCCGGCTCCGTGAAGGCGCGCCTGGCCCGCTACATGATCGAGCGGGCCGAGCGGGAGGGGATGCTGCAACCCGGCGACACGATCGTGGAGGCGTCCAGCGGCAACACCGGCAACGCGATGAGCATGGTCGCCGCCGCCAAGGGCTACCGCATGCTGGTCGTCATGCCCGAGGGCATGAGCCCCGAGCGGGTCGCCATCTCGCGCGCCCACGGCGCCGACGTGCTCCTGATCGGCGACTTCCACGTCACCGCCGCCCTCGAGCATGCCCGCCACCTGGGCGAGCGGCCGGGCTACTTCCATCCCGGCCAGTTCGACTCGGAGTGGAACGTGACGGAGAACCGGGAGTGGCTCGGCGCCGAGATCCTTGCCCAGCTCCCCGAGCCGCCCGACGCGCTCGTCGTCGGTGTCGGCACCGGCGGCACGCTGATCGGCGTCGGACAGGCCTTCCGGGCCGTGAACCCCGAGGTGCTGGTCGTCGGCCTCGAGCCGGGCGAGTCGCGCACGATCTGCTGCGGCGAGATCGCCATGCACGCGATCGAGGGCATCTCGGACGGCTTCGTGCCCGGCATCATCGGCCGCCACCGGTCGGAGATCTGCGAGTTCGTGAGCGTCTCGAGCGACGACGCGCTGGCCGAGATGCGCCGGCTTGCGCATGACCACGGCATCTTCGTCGGCCCGAGCTCCGGGGCGCACATGCTGGCGGCGAAGACGCTGCGCCGGCAGCGTCCGGAGCTCCAGACGGTTGTCACGCTCTTCTGCGACGAGGGCGAGAAGTACATCGCCGACCACCACGGCCCGCGCTGA
- a CDS encoding ferritin-like domain-containing protein — translation MESTTSNEGVPTAAELDEHWGRVVGRRGFLVGVGAAGAAALASGGLATAGAAFASGGRLSSGDAAILRFLAAAEIIETDLWQQYTELGGVNGGNQAYMAALENLDGDMPQYISDNTDDEHSHAAFLNAYLRSKGEDAVNLDEFRTLPSSKATGAKQIGRLTNLMNLNVDTSWYTRYRSGKNPDFGATFPQAVHIQGEPAIPLSDADTPPGMSQPVPPTTPQQRRMQAIANTAGFHFAMIEQGGSSLYTTMSLKATDLEVLRIIVSIGGTEVNHFAVWHDKAGNAVAQPLAGVKDPETGVMFPDLNSPPFGGELFQTNLIMPEPTDFISKSLPKCSVIRPSLDMNAGARAVVAFLTSTGLFQGQSKKFFKAARELAREADAAQRGKR, via the coding sequence ATGGAGTCGACCACGAGCAACGAGGGCGTGCCCACGGCAGCCGAGCTGGACGAGCACTGGGGCCGCGTCGTCGGCCGGCGCGGGTTTTTGGTGGGCGTGGGGGCGGCCGGCGCGGCCGCGCTCGCGAGCGGAGGCCTGGCCACGGCAGGGGCGGCGTTCGCCTCCGGCGGGCGGCTGTCCTCCGGCGATGCGGCCATCCTGCGGTTCCTGGCCGCGGCCGAGATCATCGAGACCGATCTGTGGCAGCAGTACACCGAGCTCGGCGGCGTGAACGGCGGCAACCAGGCCTACATGGCGGCGCTCGAGAACCTCGACGGGGACATGCCGCAGTACATCTCGGACAACACCGACGACGAGCACAGCCACGCCGCGTTCCTGAACGCGTACCTGCGCTCGAAGGGCGAGGACGCGGTGAACCTCGACGAGTTCCGGACGCTGCCGAGCAGCAAGGCGACCGGCGCGAAGCAGATCGGGCGGCTGACGAACCTGATGAACCTGAATGTCGACACGAGCTGGTACACCCGATACCGCAGCGGCAAGAACCCCGACTTTGGGGCCACGTTCCCGCAGGCGGTGCACATCCAGGGTGAGCCGGCGATCCCGCTGAGCGACGCCGACACGCCGCCCGGCATGTCGCAGCCGGTGCCGCCGACGACGCCGCAGCAGCGGCGGATGCAGGCGATCGCGAACACCGCCGGCTTCCACTTCGCGATGATCGAGCAGGGCGGGTCGAGCCTCTACACCACGATGAGCCTCAAGGCGACCGACCTCGAGGTGCTGCGGATCATCGTCTCGATCGGCGGCACCGAGGTGAACCACTTCGCCGTCTGGCACGACAAGGCGGGGAACGCGGTCGCGCAGCCGCTCGCGGGCGTGAAGGACCCGGAGACCGGGGTGATGTTCCCCGACCTGAACTCGCCGCCCTTCGGCGGGGAGCTCTTCCAGACCAACCTGATCATGCCGGAGCCGACGGACTTCATCAGCAAGAGCCTGCCCAAGTGCTCGGTGATCCGGCCGTCGCTCGACATGAACGCGGGGGCGAGGGCGGTGGTGGCGTTCCTGACGTCGACCGGCCTGTTCCAGGGGCAGTCGAAGAAGTTCTTCAAGGCGGCCCGCGAGCTCGCCCGCGAGGCCGACGCCGCCCAGCGCGGGAAGCGCTGA
- a CDS encoding metal ABC transporter ATP-binding protein, with the protein MSGERRAVVEAQGLRLQFGGRLLWDDLGFDLNEGEFLAVLGPNGTGKTSLVRILLGLLAPTAGSVRVSGQAPDLARAKVGYVPQQRAFDPDAPLRGCDLVRLGLDGHRWGLGLRSRDADERVRRALADVGATGYCDLPVGRLSGGEQQRLRIAQALVSDPALLLADEPLLSLDLASQRVVVDLLGRRRRDAGTPVVFVTHDVNPILGLADRVLYLAPGRWAIGTPAEVLTTETLSRLYDTPVDVLHVRGRIVVVGTPDDEGVHHHDHAH; encoded by the coding sequence GTGAGCGGCGAGCGCAGAGCCGTCGTCGAGGCCCAGGGCCTGCGCCTCCAGTTCGGCGGGCGGCTGTTGTGGGACGACCTCGGCTTCGACCTGAACGAGGGCGAGTTCCTGGCCGTGCTCGGGCCGAACGGCACCGGCAAGACGTCGCTCGTGCGCATCCTGCTCGGCCTGCTCGCGCCCACGGCCGGGTCGGTGCGCGTGTCCGGCCAGGCGCCCGACCTCGCCCGCGCGAAGGTCGGCTACGTGCCGCAGCAGCGCGCCTTCGACCCCGACGCGCCGCTGCGCGGCTGCGACCTCGTCCGGCTCGGCCTCGACGGGCACCGCTGGGGCCTCGGCCTGCGCTCGCGCGACGCCGACGAGCGCGTGCGCCGGGCGCTCGCCGACGTCGGCGCCACCGGCTACTGCGACCTGCCCGTCGGCCGGCTCTCCGGCGGCGAGCAGCAGCGGCTGCGGATCGCCCAGGCGCTCGTCTCCGACCCGGCCCTGCTGCTCGCCGACGAGCCGCTGCTCTCGCTCGACCTGGCCTCGCAGCGGGTCGTGGTCGACCTGCTCGGCCGCCGCCGCCGCGACGCCGGCACGCCGGTGGTGTTCGTGACCCACGACGTGAACCCGATCCTGGGCCTCGCCGACCGCGTCCTCTACCTCGCGCCGGGGCGGTGGGCGATCGGGACGCCGGCCGAGGTGTTGACGACCGAGACGCTCTCGCGGCTCTACGACACGCCCGTCGACGTCCTGCACGTGCGCGGCCGCATCGTCGTCGTCGGCACGCCCGACGACGAGGGCGTCCACCACCACGACCACGCCCACTGA
- the deoC gene encoding deoxyribose-phosphate aldolase, which yields MDGTATLTRGFELPLEPRLPRIGAVDAVALEARAADLAKRSIKRESKLAALDLIIRMTDLTTLEGADTPGKVAALCQKAVRPDPLDPTVPSVAAVCVYPNLVPVARERLGADRSVRIASVATAFPSGQSPIEVKLADVRAAVEMGADEVDMVIDRGAFLSGRYAKVYDEIVKVKEAAAPAHLKVILETGELGTYDNVRRASLLAMAAGADFIKTSTGKISPASTLPVTLCMLEAIRDVEAETGRQVGMKPAGGIRHAKLAIQHLCVLSETLGRDWLTPERFRFGASSLVNDVLMQIRKQKTGAYQSPDYFTVD from the coding sequence ATGGACGGAACCGCCACGCTCACCCGCGGCTTCGAGCTGCCACTGGAGCCGCGCCTGCCGCGGATCGGGGCGGTCGACGCCGTCGCGCTGGAAGCGCGGGCGGCCGACCTGGCCAAGCGCTCGATCAAGCGCGAGTCGAAGCTGGCGGCGCTCGATCTCATCATCCGCATGACCGACCTGACCACGCTCGAGGGGGCCGACACGCCCGGCAAGGTCGCGGCGCTCTGCCAGAAGGCCGTGCGGCCCGACCCGCTCGATCCGACCGTGCCGTCCGTCGCCGCCGTCTGCGTCTACCCGAACCTCGTGCCGGTCGCGCGCGAGCGGCTCGGCGCCGACCGGTCGGTGCGGATCGCGTCGGTGGCGACCGCCTTCCCCTCCGGCCAGTCGCCGATCGAGGTGAAGCTGGCCGACGTGCGCGCCGCCGTCGAGATGGGGGCGGACGAGGTCGACATGGTGATCGACCGGGGCGCCTTCCTGTCCGGCCGCTACGCCAAGGTCTACGACGAGATCGTGAAGGTGAAGGAGGCCGCCGCCCCGGCCCATCTCAAGGTGATCCTCGAGACCGGCGAGCTTGGCACCTACGACAACGTCCGCCGCGCGTCGCTGCTCGCGATGGCCGCCGGCGCCGACTTCATCAAGACGTCCACCGGGAAGATCAGCCCGGCCTCGACCCTGCCCGTGACCCTGTGCATGCTCGAGGCCATACGCGACGTCGAGGCCGAAACCGGTCGTCAGGTGGGCATGAAGCCGGCCGGTGGCATCCGCCACGCCAAGCTGGCGATCCAGCACCTGTGCGTGCTCTCCGAGACGCTCGGCCGCGACTGGCTCACGCCGGAGCGGTTCCGCTTCGGGGCGTCCTCGCTCGTGAACGACGTGCTGATGCAGATCCGCAAGCAGAAGACCGGCGCGTACCAGTCCCCCGACTACTTCACGGTCGACTGA
- a CDS encoding reverse transcriptase family protein: MSSWPRQTRTGVARALAAAFLAGEWERAAMASRAAETLGRRPRWLGVVVDDARAAHPTRPADAPRALVAIIDWSLLTLDEGGRLPKPPRHVPAAHFVPEMGPTRWTVPAAAAPADLAALLDLHPGELAWLADRRSLERRAALRLRNYRYRWLARPGGPPRLIEQPKALLKETQRRILHGILDAIPPHEAAQGFRRGHSAVTHARRHTGREVVLRFDLEDFFASIRAGRIYGVFRTAGYPESVAHHLTGLTTNVVPADAWAAAPRPSDPAALQAHARMGRLLAAPHLPQGAPTSPALANLCAYRLDCRLAGLADAFRATYSRYADDLAFSGGRKLNARAPALRRAVAAIVTDEGFRLNPRKSALATRAGRQRVCGIVVNTRTNAPRDDYDRLRAALHEAATRGPAAANRAGVPDLRAHLLGRIGWVEALNPARGAKLRRALAEIDWT; this comes from the coding sequence ATGAGCAGCTGGCCGCGCCAGACGCGCACCGGCGTCGCCAGGGCGCTGGCGGCGGCCTTCCTGGCGGGCGAGTGGGAGCGCGCCGCGATGGCGAGCCGGGCGGCCGAGACCCTCGGTCGGCGGCCGCGCTGGCTCGGCGTCGTCGTGGACGACGCGCGTGCCGCCCACCCGACCCGGCCGGCCGACGCGCCGCGGGCGCTCGTGGCCATCATCGACTGGTCGCTCTTGACGCTCGACGAAGGCGGCCGGCTCCCGAAGCCGCCTCGCCACGTCCCGGCGGCGCACTTCGTCCCCGAGATGGGGCCGACCCGCTGGACGGTGCCGGCCGCCGCGGCGCCGGCCGACCTGGCGGCGCTCCTCGACCTCCACCCGGGCGAGCTCGCCTGGCTGGCCGACCGCCGCAGCCTCGAGCGCCGGGCCGCCCTCCGCCTGCGCAACTACCGCTACCGCTGGCTTGCGCGCCCGGGCGGGCCGCCGCGGCTGATCGAGCAGCCCAAGGCGCTGCTCAAGGAGACGCAGCGGCGGATCCTGCACGGCATCCTCGATGCGATCCCGCCGCACGAGGCGGCGCAGGGATTCCGCCGTGGGCACTCGGCGGTCACCCATGCCCGCCGGCACACGGGGCGGGAGGTCGTCCTGCGCTTCGACCTCGAGGACTTCTTCGCGTCGATCCGCGCCGGCCGCATCTACGGCGTCTTCCGCACGGCCGGCTACCCGGAGTCCGTCGCCCACCACCTGACCGGCCTCACCACGAACGTCGTCCCGGCGGACGCGTGGGCGGCGGCGCCGCGGCCATCCGACCCGGCGGCGCTCCAGGCGCACGCGCGCATGGGCCGGCTGCTCGCGGCGCCGCACCTGCCGCAGGGCGCGCCCACCTCCCCCGCCCTCGCCAACCTGTGCGCGTACCGGCTCGACTGCCGCCTGGCGGGCCTGGCCGACGCGTTCCGGGCGACCTACTCGCGCTACGCGGACGACCTGGCGTTCTCGGGCGGGCGGAAGCTCAACGCACGGGCGCCTGCGCTGCGGCGCGCGGTCGCCGCGATCGTCACCGACGAGGGCTTCCGGCTCAATCCGCGCAAATCGGCGCTCGCGACCCGGGCCGGCCGCCAGCGGGTGTGCGGGATCGTCGTGAACACGCGCACGAACGCGCCGCGGGACGACTACGACCGGCTGCGGGCCGCGCTGCACGAGGCGGCCACGCGCGGGCCGGCGGCGGCGAACCGGGCCGGTGTGCCCGATCTTCGCGCCCACCTGCTCGGCCGGATCGGCTGGGTGGAGGCGCTGAACCCGGCCCGCGGCGCGAAGCTGCGACGCGCCCTAGCCGAGATCGACTGGACTTGA
- a CDS encoding zinc ABC transporter substrate-binding protein translates to MSKTLLGYLVLAAVLAAGGVALAATGETAQPARNGRLPVVAAENAYGSIAAQIGRRRVAVTSILNDPAADPHLFTADTRTALAVARAALVIQNGAGYDSFMGKLESAAPSSGRIVVTVADALGVHGAGANPHLWYDVPRLDRVAGAIAAGLERADPRHGAAYRAGLRRFERRLAPLRREVAAIRARDGGAPVAYTEPVPGYLLAAAGLRNVTPRAFSRAIEDGSEPTAAAVAGMTGLLTGHRVRVLLVNTQAVSPITARIRSAAEAAGIPVVGVTETLPAGETFEAWQMRQVRALARALGR, encoded by the coding sequence GTGTCGAAGACCCTGCTCGGATACCTCGTGCTCGCGGCGGTGCTTGCGGCGGGCGGGGTCGCGCTCGCCGCGACGGGTGAGACGGCGCAACCGGCGCGGAACGGGCGCCTCCCGGTCGTCGCCGCCGAGAACGCGTACGGCAGCATCGCCGCCCAGATCGGCCGCCGGCGCGTCGCGGTGACGTCGATCCTGAACGACCCGGCGGCCGATCCGCACCTCTTCACGGCCGACACCAGGACGGCCCTCGCGGTCGCCCGCGCGGCGCTCGTGATCCAGAACGGCGCCGGCTACGACAGCTTCATGGGCAAGCTCGAGTCCGCCGCTCCCAGCAGCGGCCGGATCGTCGTCACGGTCGCCGACGCGCTGGGCGTCCACGGCGCCGGCGCGAACCCGCATCTGTGGTACGACGTGCCCCGGCTGGATCGGGTCGCCGGGGCGATCGCCGCAGGTCTCGAGCGGGCCGATCCCCGCCACGGCGCCGCCTACCGGGCCGGCCTGCGCCGGTTCGAGCGCCGGCTCGCGCCGCTGCGCCGAGAGGTGGCGGCGATCCGCGCCCGCGACGGCGGGGCGCCCGTGGCCTACACCGAGCCGGTGCCGGGCTACCTGCTCGCCGCCGCCGGCCTGCGCAACGTGACCCCGAGGGCGTTCTCGCGCGCGATCGAGGACGGCAGCGAGCCGACGGCGGCAGCCGTCGCCGGCATGACAGGCCTTCTCACCGGCCACCGTGTGCGGGTGCTGCTCGTGAACACCCAGGCCGTCTCCCCGATCACCGCGCGCATCCGCTCCGCCGCCGAGGCGGCCGGCATCCCCGTGGTCGGCGTCACCGAGACGCTCCCTGCGGGCGAGACGTTCGAGGCCTGGCAGATGCGCCAGGTACGGGCGCTGGCACGGGCACTGGGCCGGTGA
- a CDS encoding aldehyde dehydrogenase family protein — MSRLPVRKTYKLYIGGAFPRSESGRTYEAEGQNVPRASRKDARDAVRAARGAIAKWSGATAYNRGQVLYRMAEMMETRASDLAAVCSGEAEVERSIDRVVWYAGWADKLAQVLGGANPVAGPYFNFTIPEPTGVVAIVAPPEPALEGLVSRLLPALVGGNTAVVAASRDHPLAAVELAEAVATSDMPGGVVNILTGDPAEIAPILAGHMDVNALDLTGADADSAAELERLAAENVKRVVRGSATGQSVWEIEPLVEAKTVWHPIGV; from the coding sequence GTGAGCCGGCTCCCCGTCCGCAAGACCTACAAGCTCTACATCGGCGGCGCGTTCCCGCGCTCCGAGTCGGGCCGCACATACGAGGCCGAGGGCCAGAATGTCCCCCGGGCCTCCCGCAAGGACGCGCGCGACGCGGTGCGAGCGGCGCGTGGCGCCATCGCCAAGTGGTCGGGAGCGACGGCCTACAACCGCGGCCAGGTGCTCTACCGGATGGCCGAGATGATGGAGACGCGGGCTTCTGATCTCGCGGCGGTGTGCTCGGGCGAGGCCGAGGTGGAACGGTCGATCGACCGCGTCGTCTGGTACGCGGGCTGGGCGGACAAGCTGGCGCAGGTGCTCGGCGGCGCGAACCCCGTGGCGGGGCCGTACTTCAACTTCACGATCCCGGAGCCCACCGGCGTCGTCGCGATCGTCGCCCCGCCCGAGCCCGCGCTCGAGGGGCTCGTGTCGCGGCTGCTGCCGGCGCTCGTCGGCGGCAACACGGCCGTCGTCGCGGCGTCGCGCGACCACCCGCTGGCGGCCGTCGAGCTGGCCGAGGCCGTCGCGACGAGCGACATGCCGGGCGGCGTCGTCAACATCCTGACGGGCGACCCGGCCGAGATCGCGCCGATCCTGGCCGGGCACATGGACGTGAACGCGCTCGACCTGACGGGCGCCGACGCCGATTCGGCCGCCGAGCTCGAGCGGCTCGCCGCCGAGAACGTGAAGCGGGTGGTGCGCGGCAGCGCGACCGGGCAGAGCGTGTGGGAGATCGAGCCGCTCGTCGAGGCGAAGACCGTCTGGCACCCGATCGGGGTGTGA
- a CDS encoding LLM class flavin-dependent oxidoreductase, translating to MSALHDAAKAAASPVFGVPLSVLDVAPVTTDSSAPAALAEATELATLVDGLGYLRLWYAEHHNMPGIASSAPEVLIANAAARTGRIRVGSGGVMLPNHSPLVVAERFGTLEALHPGRIDLGIGRAPGTDHRTMLALRRMAGNDDLLVLLHELHGFFKGFAPGETYEGIHAFPGYGGSMPALWLLGSSGYSAQAAGLMGLPFAFAHHFSARNTLPALELYRSSFEASPGLDRPYAQVTAFCVCADSDEEANLLASAMALSFALRNTGRPPGPLPSLRQVQNHAWTDAERTFADDYLAPQVIGSPATVKARLEALLAETGADEVMAIASVPDAGARARSFTLLAELAQLPAE from the coding sequence GTGAGCGCACTCCACGACGCTGCGAAGGCCGCGGCCAGCCCCGTCTTCGGCGTCCCCCTCTCCGTGCTCGACGTCGCGCCGGTCACGACCGACTCGAGCGCGCCCGCGGCCCTGGCCGAGGCGACCGAGCTGGCGACGCTGGTCGACGGGCTCGGCTACCTGCGGCTGTGGTACGCCGAGCACCACAACATGCCCGGCATCGCGAGCTCCGCGCCGGAGGTGCTGATCGCGAACGCGGCGGCGCGCACGGGCAGGATCCGGGTCGGCTCCGGCGGCGTGATGCTGCCGAACCACTCGCCCCTCGTCGTTGCCGAGCGGTTCGGCACGCTGGAGGCGCTTCACCCGGGCCGGATCGACCTCGGGATCGGCCGCGCCCCCGGCACCGATCACCGCACGATGCTGGCCCTGCGCCGCATGGCCGGAAACGACGACCTGCTCGTCCTCTTGCACGAGCTGCATGGCTTCTTCAAGGGCTTCGCCCCGGGCGAGACGTACGAGGGCATCCATGCCTTCCCGGGCTACGGCGGCAGCATGCCGGCCCTGTGGCTGCTCGGATCGAGCGGCTACAGCGCTCAGGCGGCGGGGCTGATGGGCCTCCCGTTCGCGTTCGCGCACCACTTCAGCGCCCGCAACACGCTGCCGGCGCTCGAGCTCTACCGCTCGTCGTTCGAGGCCTCACCCGGGCTCGACCGGCCCTACGCGCAGGTGACCGCGTTCTGCGTCTGCGCCGACTCCGACGAGGAGGCGAACCTGCTCGCCTCGGCGATGGCGCTCAGCTTCGCCCTGCGAAACACCGGACGCCCGCCGGGGCCGCTGCCGTCGCTGCGGCAGGTGCAGAATCACGCCTGGACGGACGCCGAGCGGACGTTCGCCGACGACTACCTGGCGCCGCAGGTGATCGGCAGCCCGGCCACGGTGAAGGCGCGGCTCGAGGCGCTGCTGGCCGAGACGGGCGCCGACGAGGTGATGGCGATCGCGAGCGTCCCCGACGCGGGCGCCCGGGCGCGGTCGTTCACGCTGCTGGCGGAGCTGGCGCAGCTGCCGGCTGAATAG
- a CDS encoding aldehyde dehydrogenase family protein yields MSEIEHRGPAAPAPLEWEYAPAPEARDIVAFRERYGLYIGGDVVDPRSGEWFTTSSPADESPLAEVAQASGEDVGLAVGAARAAYEDGWSSLRPAERAKYLFRIARILQERSRELAVAESLDGGKPIKESRDVDLPLAAAHFFYHAGWADKLEYAFPNRNPRPLGVAGQIIPWNFPLLMLAWKVAPALACGNTVVLKPAETTPLTALMFADVCHQAELPAGVVNIVTGDGSTGAELVRNEGLDKVAFTGSTDVGKAIQRELAGRGIPLTLELGGKAANIVFDDCALDQAVEGIVNGIYFNQGHVCCAGSRLLVQESIAEPLIAKLKRRLQTLRVGDPLDKNTDVGAINSRAQLEKIRELVASGEADGAEIYQPPCVLPERGYWFAPTVFTNVAQSSRIATEEIFGPVLSVLTFRTPDEAVEKANNTPYGLSAGVWTEKGSRILWMASRLRAGVVWANTFNRFDPASPFGGYKESGFGREGGRHGLEAYLRFDK; encoded by the coding sequence ATGTCCGAGATCGAGCACCGCGGTCCGGCCGCGCCGGCGCCCCTCGAGTGGGAGTACGCGCCGGCGCCGGAGGCGCGCGACATCGTCGCGTTCCGGGAGCGGTACGGGCTCTACATCGGCGGCGACGTGGTCGACCCGCGCTCCGGAGAGTGGTTCACGACCAGCTCGCCGGCCGATGAGTCGCCGCTGGCCGAGGTCGCGCAGGCGAGCGGGGAGGACGTCGGCCTCGCCGTCGGCGCCGCCCGGGCCGCCTACGAGGACGGCTGGTCGAGCCTGCGCCCGGCCGAGCGGGCCAAGTACCTGTTCCGGATCGCCCGCATCCTCCAGGAGCGCTCGCGCGAGCTGGCGGTGGCCGAGTCGCTCGACGGCGGCAAGCCGATCAAGGAGTCGCGCGACGTCGACCTGCCGCTGGCCGCCGCACACTTCTTCTACCACGCCGGCTGGGCCGACAAGCTCGAGTACGCCTTCCCCAACCGCAACCCGCGGCCGCTGGGCGTCGCCGGCCAGATCATCCCCTGGAACTTCCCGCTGCTGATGCTGGCGTGGAAGGTGGCGCCGGCGCTCGCGTGCGGCAACACGGTCGTGCTGAAGCCGGCCGAGACGACCCCGCTGACCGCGCTCATGTTCGCGGACGTGTGCCACCAGGCCGAGCTGCCCGCGGGCGTCGTCAACATCGTCACCGGCGACGGCTCGACCGGCGCCGAGCTCGTGCGCAACGAGGGCCTCGACAAGGTCGCGTTCACGGGCTCGACCGATGTCGGCAAGGCCATCCAGCGCGAGCTGGCCGGCCGCGGCATCCCGCTCACCCTGGAGCTGGGCGGCAAGGCCGCGAACATCGTCTTCGACGACTGCGCCCTCGACCAGGCCGTCGAGGGGATCGTGAACGGCATCTACTTCAACCAGGGCCACGTCTGCTGCGCCGGCTCGCGCCTGCTCGTCCAGGAGTCGATCGCCGAGCCCCTGATCGCGAAGCTCAAGCGGCGGCTGCAGACGCTGCGGGTGGGCGACCCGCTCGACAAGAACACCGACGTCGGCGCGATCAACTCGCGCGCGCAGCTCGAGAAGATCCGCGAGCTGGTCGCAAGCGGCGAGGCCGACGGCGCCGAGATCTACCAGCCCCCGTGCGTGCTGCCCGAGCGGGGCTACTGGTTCGCGCCGACCGTCTTCACCAACGTGGCCCAGTCGAGCCGGATCGCGACCGAGGAGATCTTCGGGCCGGTGCTCTCGGTGCTCACCTTCCGCACGCCGGACGAGGCCGTCGAGAAGGCGAACAACACGCCGTACGGGCTCTCGGCGGGCGTGTGGACGGAGAAGGGCTCGCGCATCCTGTGGATGGCGTCGCGCCTGCGCGCGGGGGTCGTCTGGGCGAACACCTTCAACCGCTTCGACCCCGCGTCGCCGTTCGGCGGCTACAAGGAGTCGGGCTTCGGCCGCGAGGGCGGCCGCCACGGCCTCGAGGCGTACCTGAGGTTCGACAAGTGA
- a CDS encoding transcriptional repressor encodes MESGRNRRNREALLDAGQSIGHAFSARELHAAARNDQPRIGLTTAYRAIERWRDEGLVEDAGTRGGEAVFVMCGADGHHHHIVCVDCGAVSTLEGCALVSLRQAAETVGFELSDRALQSLPGRCARCAAA; translated from the coding sequence ATGGAGTCGGGACGCAACCGCCGCAACCGCGAGGCGCTGCTCGACGCCGGGCAGTCGATCGGACACGCCTTCAGCGCCCGCGAGCTGCACGCCGCCGCCCGCAACGACCAGCCCCGGATCGGCCTCACCACCGCCTACCGCGCGATCGAGCGCTGGCGCGACGAGGGCCTGGTCGAGGATGCGGGCACCCGCGGCGGCGAGGCCGTGTTCGTGATGTGCGGGGCCGACGGCCACCACCACCACATCGTGTGCGTCGACTGCGGTGCGGTGTCGACGCTCGAGGGCTGCGCGCTCGTCTCCCTGCGCCAGGCCGCCGAGACGGTCGGCTTCGAGCTGTCCGATCGGGCGCTCCAGTCGCTCCCCGGCCGCTGCGCCCGCTGCGCCGCCGCGTGA
- a CDS encoding metal ABC transporter permease → MFTELLGQHFVHTALMAGAVVAVTSGAIGTFVVTRGASFAVHAVSELGFTGAAGALVLGIDPVVGMMAGSLLVGGVLGLLSLRGRERDSAIGAVLAFGLGIGVLFLSLYQGYATEATNLLFGSIVGVSERQLLVLAAVAAIVLAGIAAAYRPLLFSSIDPEVAEARGVPLRALSVLTFLLLALTTAEAIQVVGVLLVLTLVITPAAAAQRLTANPATAILLSIVIALVATEGGILLSLQQPWPTSFFISTISFAAYLGARMRTWSS, encoded by the coding sequence ATGTTCACCGAGCTGCTCGGCCAGCACTTCGTCCACACGGCGCTCATGGCGGGCGCCGTCGTCGCCGTGACCAGCGGCGCGATCGGGACGTTCGTCGTCACCCGCGGCGCCAGCTTCGCCGTGCACGCCGTGTCCGAGCTCGGATTCACGGGCGCGGCCGGGGCACTCGTCCTCGGCATCGACCCCGTCGTCGGCATGATGGCCGGGTCGCTGCTCGTGGGCGGCGTGCTCGGGTTGCTCTCGCTGCGCGGACGCGAGCGCGACAGCGCGATCGGCGCGGTGCTGGCGTTCGGGCTCGGCATCGGCGTGCTCTTCCTGAGCCTCTACCAGGGCTACGCGACCGAGGCCACGAACCTGCTCTTCGGCAGCATCGTCGGGGTCAGCGAGCGCCAGCTCCTGGTGCTTGCCGCGGTCGCGGCGATCGTCCTCGCCGGCATCGCGGCCGCCTACCGGCCGCTGCTCTTCTCGAGCATCGACCCGGAGGTGGCCGAGGCCCGCGGCGTGCCGCTGCGGGCGCTCTCGGTGCTGACGTTCCTGCTCCTCGCGCTCACCACCGCCGAGGCGATCCAGGTCGTCGGCGTGCTGCTCGTCCTGACGCTCGTGATCACCCCGGCAGCCGCCGCCCAGCGGCTGACCGCCAACCCTGCGACCGCCATCCTGCTCTCGATCGTGATCGCGCTCGTCGCCACCGAGGGCGGGATCCTGCTCAGCCTGCAGCAGCCCTGGCCGACGAGCTTCTTCATCAGCACGATCTCGTTCGCGGCCTACCTCGGCGCTAGGATGAGGACATGGTCGTCGTGA